Genomic window (Actinomycetota bacterium):
ACACCGCCGCCCTGATGCGCTCGGTCGATGCCGACGCCATCCGCGCCGCGAGCTACCGCGTCGTCCTCGACTACGCCTTCGGCACCACCGCGTTCGTGATGCCCAACGTCCTCTCGAAGCTGGGGGCCGACGTGCTGAGCGTCAACCCCTACGCGTCCACCGCTGGCGCGGCCGCCTTCGAGGTCGACGTGCACGCGCGGTACGTCGCGGAGCTCGTCCGCACGTCGAAGGCCCACCTCGGCGCGGTGATCGACCCCGACGGCGAGCACATCACGCTCATCGACGACGAAGGCCACGTGCTCACCAACGACGAAGCGTTGATGGCGCTCCTCACGCTCGTCACCTCGACGCGGGAGCATGCCTCGGTGGCGCTGCCCGTCTCGGCGAGCAGCCAGGCCGAGCGCATCGCGAAGGAGGCGGGCGCCGAGATCACCTGGACGAAGCTGTCCACGCCCCACCTGATGGAGGTCGCGGCCGGGCAGGGGGTGGTGTGGGCGGCCAGTCAGGAGGGCGGCTTCATCTGGCCCGACTTCCTGCCGGCCTACGACGCCGCCGCGTCGTTCGTCAACGTGCTCCAGCTGCTCGCCGCCTCGGGCCTGCGGCTGTCGAAGATCGTCGCCGGCCTGCCGCGCACGTGGATCGCCCACGAGAGCGTGGTGACGCCCTGGGAGCACAAGGGCCTCGTCATGCGGTCGCTGGTCGAACGCAGCAAGGACCGTGAGCTGGTGCTGGTCGACGGGGTGAAGGTCATGCACGAGGCCGGGTGGGCGCTGGTGCTCCCCGACCCGGACGAGCCCGTCACCCACGTCTGGGCGGAGGGGCAGAGCGACGCCGAGGCCGTGCGTCTGGCCCAGGAGTACGCCCGCCGCATCCGTCAGATCCTGCGCTGAACGCCCGCGTCACGGATTATCGTCGCCGCCCATGAACGTCCCCGACGACCGGCGCTACACGCAGGATCACGAGTGGGCACGCATCGAGGACGGCAGGGTGCGCGTCGGCATCACCGACTACGCGCAGGACGCGCTCGGCGACGTCGTGTTCGTGCAACTGCCGGAGCGGGGAGCGCGGCTCGAGGCGGGCGCGACGTTCAGCGAGGTCGAGTCCACCAAGTCCGTCTCCGACATCTACGCCCCGGTCGCGGGCACCGTGGTGGAGGTCAACAGCGAGCTCACCGACGCGCCGCAACGCATCAACGAGGATCCCTACGGCGAGGGATGGATCTGTGTGATCGAGCCCACCGACGCCGCCGCGTTGGACGCGCTCCTCGACGCCGAGGGCTACCAGCGGCTGGTCCAGGACTGAGGCGCGGGTCACGCGGTCGCGAGCGAGCCGGAGCCCAGCGAAGCCGAAGACCACGGACCGGCTAGCGTTGAGTGCCGTGTTCTGCAACCAGTGCGGGCATCGAAACCCCTCTGGCGCCCGATTCTGCTCGTCGTGCGGCGCCGTGCTGGCGCGGTCCTCGGGTGACGACACCACCATCACCTTCACACCGATCGAGGCGGCCGGCGACGTGGCCGAAGAGGAGCTGAGCGTCACCATCGACGACCTCCGCGAGGGCGCCGGGATGCTCGTCGTGAAACGGGGGCCCAACGCGGGATCGCGCTTCCTCCTCGACACCGAGGTGACGCGCGCCGGGCGCCATCCCGACAGCGAGATCTTCCTCGACGACATCACCGTCTCGCGCCGCCACGTCGAGGTGGTCCACCAGCCCGACGGGTCGTACCGCGTGAAGGACGTGGGCTCGCTCAACGGCACGTACCTCAATCGCGAGCGCATCGACGAGTCGCCGCTGGCGCCGGGCGACGAGCTGCAGATCGGGAAGTTCAAGCTGGTCTTCTTCTCGGGCGCCGACGCGGCGCAGGGGTAGAGGCGCCGTGGCGGACCGGGCCTTCATGTCGATCGGGGAGGTGCTGACCCTCCTCAAGGACGAGTTCCCCGACGTCACCATCTCCAAGATCCGCTTCCTCGAGAGCCAGGGCCTGCTCGACCCCGAGCGCACGCCCTCGGGCTACCGCAAGTTCTACGAGACCGATGTCGAGCGCCTGCGTTGGATCCTGCGCCAGCAGCGCGAGCACTTCCTCCCGCTCAAGGTGATCAAGGGACGGCTCGCCGGCGCGGTCCCCGAGCCCGATGGCGACGCGGTGGCTCCCGAGGAGCCGGCGCGGCCGCGTGAGCCGGCCGTTCGGCGCCCGCGCGTCGACGCCGGCCGCGACGGCGACCCACTGGCCACCGGCGTCTCCGGCGCCAACCTCACGTTCGGCGAGCTCGCCTCGGCGAGCGGGCTGGAGGTCGACGACCTCCACGAGCTCGAGCGCTACGGGATCCTCGCCGGCCGTTCGGTGGGGGGCAGCGTCTATTACGACGAGGACGCGCTCGTGGTGGCGAACCTGGCCGCGGGGTTCATGAAGTTCGGCGTCGAGGCGCGCCACCTGCGCATGTACCGCAACGCAGGCGAACGGGAGGCGAGCTTCTTCGAGCAGGTGGTGATGCCGATGCTGAAGCAGCGCAACCCTGAGGCCCACACGCAGGCGATCGCGACGCTGGGCGAGCTGGCCCGGCTCGGGCAGGCGCTTCGTGCCGCCATGCTGCGCCAAGCCCTCCACGAGTACCTCTCCTGACACCTCGGCTGCTCATACCGGCGGACGACCTGCGCGCCGGGGTGCAGCGGCTGGCCGGCGAGATCTCGGCCGCGTACGACGACGACGTCGTGCTCGTCGCGGTCCTCAAGGGCGCGGTGCCCTTCCTCGCCGACCTGGTCCGGCACCTCGACGTCGTGCCGGTGGTCGACTTCCTCGCGATCTCGGCCTACGCGCCGGAGACCGGCCGGGTGCGGATCGTGAAGGACCTCGACCTCGACCTGTTCGGTCGCGACGTGGTGCTGGTCGAGGACATCGTCGACACGGGCCTGACCCTCACGTACCTGCTCCGCGAGCTCCGTGGCCGGGGAGCGCGCTCGGTCGAGGCGTGCACGCTGCTCGACAAGTCGGTCCGGCGCATCGTGCCGACCCCCGTCCGTTTCACCGGGTTCGACATCGGCGACGAGTTCGTCCTCGGGTATGGGCTCGACTTCGCGGGCCGCTACCGCAACCTCGACCGGGTCGTGACGGGTGATCTCGACCTGCTCCAGGCCGATCCTGACGCCTACGTCGGCGCTCTGTTCGCGAGGTAGGGTCAGATGTGGTCGAGATGCGTCTCGTCGGCGTCCGCGTGGAGTTGCCCACCAACAACCCGATCGTGTTGCTGCGGGAGGCCGAAGGTGAGCACCGGGTGCTCCCGATCTTCATCGGTGCGGTCGAGGCCACCGCCATCGCCTTCGCCCTGCAGGGCGTCGTCACCCAGCGCCCGATGACCCACGACCTCATGCGGGACCTCCTGGGCGAGCTCAAGGTCTCCGTCGAGCGCATCGTGATCACCGACCTGCGCGACGGCACCTTCTTCGCCGAGATCGAGATGACCGCCAACGGCAGCAGCCACAGCGTCTCGAGCCGGCCCTCCGACGCCATCGCCCTGGCCGCCCGCCTGGGGACGCCCATCTTCGCCAACGAAGGGGTGCTCGAGGAGGCCGCCGTCACCGTCAGCGACGACGACGAGGAGGAGGTGGAGGTCGAGCGGTTCCGGGAGTTCCTCGAGGGGGTGAACCCGGAGGACTTCGCTTCGTAGAGGCGTTTTGGTGTGTGTGGCGCCGCCGGACTCCCGCCCCCGCCGGCCGGGGCCTGTCCCTCAGGGGCCCTCCCAGATGGGTCCCTCCCCGCTGACGCGGGGACCCCTCCCATCTGGGCCCCTCCCTCCGGGCCACCCGGCCGGCTCGTCTCGCTTCGCTCGCCTCGCTCGCGGCCTCGTCTGGGCGCCGGGCTCTCGCTGGGGGGGTCGAGAAACTCCCGGAACCGTCGTTGCTTGATGGGCGGAGAAGACTTACGCTGAGGGTCACATCGGCGTAACTACGCGTCTGTTAGCGATCGAGGGGGAGAGGGAGGCGTCTCGTGGCTGTAGCTGAAGAGGGGTTCCGCGGGCCCCAGGTCTGCAAGCTCGTCGGCATCACCTACCGCCAGCTCGACTACTGGGCCCGCACCGACCTGATCCGGCCCTCGCTGGCAGACGCCAAGGGGAGCGGCACCCAGCGGCGGTACGCGTACACCGACCTGGTCGAGCTCAAGGTCATCAAGAGCCTCCTCGACGCGGGCGTCTCGCTGCGGTCGGCGCGCACGGCCATCGAGTACCTGCGCACGAACCTCGGGGAGGACATCGCGACGGCGAGCCTGGTCCTCAACGGCACCGGCTCGGTGCTGGCCCGCACCGACGGCGAGATCGTCGACCTGGTGCGCAAGGGCCAGGGCGTCCTGAACATCGTCCCCCTCGGCGGCATGGTCGACGAGCTCGACGCGGCGATCCTGGAGTTACGCCCGAAGGCCGACCCGACGGGCTCGGCGAGCCCGCGGGCGACCGCCACCGGCGGAGGCTGACCTGGCCGCGTCGGGCGCACCCGATCCACGCGGTGCGGCATCCGATGTGCTGCCGCACGAGCTCACGCGCTTCGCCCACAA
Coding sequences:
- the gcvH gene encoding glycine cleavage system protein GcvH; the protein is MNVPDDRRYTQDHEWARIEDGRVRVGITDYAQDALGDVVFVQLPERGARLEAGATFSEVESTKSVSDIYAPVAGTVVEVNSELTDAPQRINEDPYGEGWICVIEPTDAAALDALLDAEGYQRLVQD
- a CDS encoding FHA domain-containing protein; translation: MSAVFCNQCGHRNPSGARFCSSCGAVLARSSGDDTTITFTPIEAAGDVAEEELSVTIDDLREGAGMLVVKRGPNAGSRFLLDTEVTRAGRHPDSEIFLDDITVSRRHVEVVHQPDGSYRVKDVGSLNGTYLNRERIDESPLAPGDELQIGKFKLVFFSGADAAQG
- a CDS encoding MerR family transcriptional regulator translates to MSIGEVLTLLKDEFPDVTISKIRFLESQGLLDPERTPSGYRKFYETDVERLRWILRQQREHFLPLKVIKGRLAGAVPEPDGDAVAPEEPARPREPAVRRPRVDAGRDGDPLATGVSGANLTFGELASASGLEVDDLHELERYGILAGRSVGGSVYYDEDALVVANLAAGFMKFGVEARHLRMYRNAGEREASFFEQVVMPMLKQRNPEAHTQAIATLGELARLGQALRAAMLRQALHEYLS
- the hpt gene encoding hypoxanthine phosphoribosyltransferase, with protein sequence MTPRLLIPADDLRAGVQRLAGEISAAYDDDVVLVAVLKGAVPFLADLVRHLDVVPVVDFLAISAYAPETGRVRIVKDLDLDLFGRDVVLVEDIVDTGLTLTYLLRELRGRGARSVEACTLLDKSVRRIVPTPVRFTGFDIGDEFVLGYGLDFAGRYRNLDRVVTGDLDLLQADPDAYVGALFAR
- a CDS encoding bifunctional nuclease family protein, with amino-acid sequence MVEMRLVGVRVELPTNNPIVLLREAEGEHRVLPIFIGAVEATAIAFALQGVVTQRPMTHDLMRDLLGELKVSVERIVITDLRDGTFFAEIEMTANGSSHSVSSRPSDAIALAARLGTPIFANEGVLEEAAVTVSDDDEEEVEVERFREFLEGVNPEDFAS
- a CDS encoding MerR family transcriptional regulator, whose protein sequence is MAVAEEGFRGPQVCKLVGITYRQLDYWARTDLIRPSLADAKGSGTQRRYAYTDLVELKVIKSLLDAGVSLRSARTAIEYLRTNLGEDIATASLVLNGTGSVLARTDGEIVDLVRKGQGVLNIVPLGGMVDELDAAILELRPKADPTGSASPRATATGGG